One window of the Eucalyptus grandis isolate ANBG69807.140 chromosome 6, ASM1654582v1, whole genome shotgun sequence genome contains the following:
- the LOC104448234 gene encoding protein translation factor SUI1 homolog 1, which produces MVEGDFELPTAFDPFAEGKDSGAPGAKEYVHIRIQQRNGKKSLTTVQGLKKDYSYEKILKDLKKEFCCNGNVVQDKELGKIIQLQGDQRKNVSQFLVHNNIVKKDQIKIHGF; this is translated from the coding sequence ATGGTTGAAGGAGATTTCGAGCTTCCAACTGCTTTTGACCCATTCGCTGAGGGCAAAGATTCAGGTGCCCCAGGGGCAAAAGAGTATGTGCACATCCGTATCCAGCAAAGGAATGGAAAGAAAAGCCTGACCACCGTGCAGGGGCTGAAGAAAGATTACAGCTACGAGAAGATCCTCAAGGATCTGAAAAAGGAGTTCTGCTGTAATGGGAATGTTGTCCAGGACAAGGAACTCGGCAAAATCATCCAACTGCAAGGCGATCAGCGCAAGAACGTGTCCCAGTTCCTGGTCCATAATAACATCGTGAAGAAAGACCAGATCAAGATCCATGGCTTCTGA
- the LOC104448267 gene encoding calcium-dependent protein kinase 2, protein MGCCFTKDKAPEPQQNGYRSAGENYQRPHEHHHQRHHQQQQQAIVVPQHKPSSNHYQPQQAAFKTSVPASSPSPRPVQKVDTILGKPYEEVKSHYTLGKELGRGQFGVTYLCTEISTGRQYACKSISKRKLVTKNDKEDMKREIHIMQHLSGQPNIVEFKGAYEDKQAVHLVMELCAGGELFDRIIAKGHYTERAAATICRAIVNVVHACHFMGVMHRDLKPENFLLASKDENAPLKATDFGLSVFIEEGKDYRDIVGSAYYVAPEVLRRKYGKEIDIWSAGVILYILLSGVPPFWAETEKGIFDAILQGDIDFESKPWPSISPSAKDLVKKMLTKDPKKRITSAQVLEHHWIKEGGDASDKPIDNAVLSRMKQFRAMNKLKRLALKVIAENLSEEDIQGLKAMFANMDTDKSGTITYEELKTGLARLGSKLTEAEVKQLMEAADVDGNGSIDYIEFITATMHRHKLETDEHLYKAFQHFDKDNSGFITMDEIETALRGYGMGDEETIRDIIAEVDTDNDGRIDYQEFCAMMRSGNQHQGKLF, encoded by the exons ATGGGTTGTTGTTTCACTAAGGACAAAGCTCCAGAGCCGCAGCAAAATGGGTACAGATCTGCGGGTGAGAATTACCAGAGACCCCACGAACACCATCATCAGCGACAccaccaacaacaacaacaagccATCGTGGTTCCGCAGCACAAGCCTTCTTCGAATCATTATCAACCCCAGCAAGCCGCCTTCAAGACCTCGGTCCCGGCCTCAAGCCCAAGCCCCAGGCCAGTCCAGAAGGTGGACACAATCCTGGGCAAGCCCTATGAAGAAGTCAAGTCCCACTACACGCTTGGGAAAGAACTGGGTAGAGGTCAGTTTGGTGTCACTTACCTCTGCACTGAGATTTCCACTGGTAGGCAATATGCTTGTAAGTCCATTTCGAAGAGGAAGCTCGTGACCAAGAATGATAAGGAGGACATGAAGAGGGAGATTCACATCATGCAGCATTTGAGTGGCCAGCCCAATATAGTGGAGTTCAAGGGCGCTTATGAGGACAAGCAAGCGGTCCACCTCGTGATGGAGCTCTGTGCCGGTGGCGAGCTTTTCGATAGGATCATCGCAAAGGGGCACTACACTGAGAGAGCCGCGGCTACAATCTGTAGGGCGATTGTCAATGTTGTTCATGCCTGCCATTTCATGGGTGTTATGCATAGGGATCTCAAGCCTGAGAACTTCTTGTTGGCTAGCAAGGATGAGAATGCCCCCTTGAAGGCTACAGATTTCGGCTTGTCCGTGTTCATCGAAGAAG GCAAGGACTACCGGGATATTGTCGGGAGCGCTTACTATGTCGCTCCTGAGGTTTTGCGGCGCAAGTATGGGAAGGAAATTGACATTTGGAGTGCAGGAGTCATACTTTACATCCTACTTAGTGGCGTCCCTCCATTTTGGGCTG AAACTGAGAAGGGCATATTTGACGCGATACTGCAAGGAGATATTGATTTTGAAAGTAAACCATGGCCAAGTATATCCCCTAGTGCTAAAGACCTGGTCAAGAAAATGTTGACGAAGGACCCCAAGAAAAGGATTACTTCTGCCCAGGTTTTAG AGCATCATTGGATTAAGGAAGGTGGAGATGCATCAGACAAGCCAATAGACAATGCTgtcctttcaagaatgaagcaATTCAGAGCAATGAACAAGTTGAAGAGACTTGCATTGAAG GTAATTGCTGAAAATCTTTCTGAAGAAGATATTCAGGGGTTAAAAGCAATGTTTGCGAATATGGATACTGACAAGAGTGGAACGATCACCTATGAGGAGCTGAAGACAGGATTAGCTCGGCTTGGATCGAAGCTCACAGAGGCAGAAGTGAAGCAGCTGATGGAAGCA GCTGATGTGGATGGAAATGGAAGTATTGACTACATTGAGTTCATAACGGCTACAATGCATAGACACAAGCTAGAGACAGATGAACATCTTTACAAAGCCTTCCAGCATTTTGATAAGGATAACAGTGG GTTCATCACAATGGATGAAATTGAGACTGCCCTGCGAGGATATGGAATGGGAGATGAAGAAACCATTAGAGATATTATAGCCGAAGTTGACACAGACAAT GATGGCAGGATTGACTATCAGGAGTTCTGCGCAATGATGAGAAGTGGCAACCAACACCAGGGGAAACTCTTCTAG